In Candidatus Rokuibacteriota bacterium, the DNA window GGCCGAGCGTGATGAGGGCGGTGAGGCCGGCGATGACGAGCTGGCCTCCCTCCCCCGTGCGCGCGTAGCGGACGACCGCCCAGGCGGTGAAGAAGATGCCGAAGACGATGGCCGTCCCGATGAGGATCCGATGCGCGACAATGAGGCGCACGGGCTAGGTCAGTCGGAGGGGGCCTCGACGGCCCCCTCCGAAACCTCCCCCAGGATTCGCTTGCGCGGGCCAAGCCCGCGCTCGAAGGGCGTTATTCCGACACACTCCTAGCCGGCTCCCGTTTCCGCCTTCATCACAGTGCCCAGCCAGTCGGGAATCGCGATCAGCCTTCCGGTGGCAGGTTCGGCGCAGGCGTGGCGCGTGTAGCCCGTGGTGACCAGCTCGCGCGCCTCGTCCCGGATCTCGTAGCTGAAGGTGAAGCTCGCCCGTCGCTTCTCGCTGATCCAGCACCGCACCTCCAGCAGGTCGTCGAGCCGCGCGGGCTTCACGTACTTCACGAAGGCCTCCACCACGGGCATGTGGAGCTTCGCGTCCACCTCGGACATGGGATGGCCGCTCTGCCTGAGGAACTCCACGCGTCCGACCTCGAAGTAGGTGAGGTAGTTCCCGTAGTAGACGATCTTCATGCAGTCCGTGTCCTTGTAGCGGACGCGAACGTGAGTGACGGAGACCATGGTGTCGGGAGACCCGGGGGGCGGCGCGGGGGACCGTCAGAGGTACTGGCCGTAGCGGATCTTCTCGACGACCTCGCGGATCCGCTTGTAGCCGTCGATCTCCTGGAGCAGGTCCTGGGTGGTGACGAGCCCGGCCTCCTTGCCAGTGCCGGCCAGGTGGACTTTGGTCTCCAGCGCCCGGCGGATGATCTCGGCGATCTCGGCACCGCTCATCCCGCCCATGGGCGGGAGGACTGAGCGGTAGTCCAGCGCCGCGAACAGCGGCCGCCCCGCGTTCCGCTCCGTCTGCGCTTTCCTCAGCTCCAGGATCTCTTGCTGGGCCTGGCCCTCGGGCAGCGGGACCTCGATCAGCCGGTCCAGGCGGCCGGGCGCCACGAGCGAGGGATCGACGGCGTCGGTCCGGTTCGTGGCGGCCACCACCATGACGCCCGAGAACTCAGGAAGCGCGTCGAGCTTCTCGGCCAGGGCTGCCACGAGCCGCGCGCTGGCCTCGCGGGCCTGCGGCGGCGGGAGCAGGTGCTCGAGCGAGAGGGCGTCGGCCTCGTCGAGGAAGACCACTGCCCGCCCCTCCTTGAAGCCGATGGCCAGGATCTCCTGGAGCAGCTCGCCCGTGTTGGGCCCGAACTTGGAGGTGAGGTTCATGAGCTTCAGGTGGTAGAAGATCGCCTCCGAGGCCGTCGCGAGCGCCTTGGCGAGCAGGGACTTCCCCGTCCCCGGCGGCCCATACAGGAGCACGCCCTTGGGCGGCGTGATTCCCCACTGGCGGTAGAGGTCCGGGTTGATCAGCGCAGTGGCGAAGCCGCGGAGCGTCGCCTTCGCAGCCCGGAGCCCGCCGATCTCGTCGAACGGCACCCCGGGCCGGGCGTCGACCTCGGCGCGGCCGGTGAGGTCCCCGAACTTCTCCCCGAGCTTGGTGAAGACATCCTCGAGCCGCCGCTGGATGGCCCACTGCTGCTCGGTGAGCTTGGGCTCGGGGCTGGCCATGCTCAAAAGTGCGGGGTCGCGCCGGGACGCTGGGGCGTGGTTCCAGCCTTGTCGAAGACCCGGTCCTCGACCAGCACGGGCACCTTGGCCCGGATCGCGAGCGCGATCGCGTCCGAGGGACGGGAATCGAGGGTCAGCTCGGTCCCGCCCGTGTTGAGGTGGAGCGTGGCGTAATAGATGTCATCGCGGAGGTCGGTGATGATCACGCGCGCCAGGGTGACCTTGAGGCGGCCGAACAGCGTCAGGAAGAGGTCGTGGGTGAGCGGCCGGGGCGGGGTGATGCCGTGGAGCGGCAGCGCGATGCCGTTGGCCTCGGCGTGCCCGATCGCCATGGTCAGGTTCCGCTTGTCGCGCTTGCCCTGGAGAACCACGAGGGGCTGGGAGCTGCGCTGGTCGATGACGACTCCGACCACCTCCGCCTCCTGCGGCCCGGTGGCCTTAGGCGGTGCAACCTCCCCCTTGTCCCGCGCGCCGACTCCCCCGAGAAGCACCAGCGCGAGGAGCACGTAGAACCCGAGCCGCCGTGCCGTACCCATCCTCCGCCTCCTTGGTGTCCACACCTCGCTCGACGTGTAAGCAAAAGTATCGGCCTGAGGTCGGAGCAAGTCAAGGCGAAGCCGGGAGACGAAGGCTCGCAGCGAAGCCGAGCGCGAGGAGCAGGGTCAACAATAGGCCGCCCCTGCCTTCGCCGCCACGAACAGGTTGACTTCGGCGGCCCGGCGGTGCGAGGCTGGGAGCGTGGAGCACGCGGCACTTCCTCCCCCAGTTCGAGGGACCCCGGCCGACGAGCGGGTCTACATCTGCGACCGCTGCGGTGCCCGGATGGAGGAGCGCAAGTGCAAGATCGTTTGCGGCGTCTGTGGTTTCTATCGAGACTGTAGCGATCCGTGATCACCTCCCCCCAGATCGCCTGGCTTACCGGCCTCCTGGAAGGTGAAGGCAGCTTCCTCATGTCCGAGCGTGCAATTACAATCGCACTCAACATGACGCGCACGAACTCCTGATCGCCGACCGTCGCATCAGGCTCACGCCGCCGGAGTTTGCGGTACTGAGGTGCCTCTGGCAGCACGAGGGGAAGGTCGTCCCGCGCGCCTCGATGCTCGAGAACGTGTGGGAGTCCGACTACGAGGGCGGCAGCAACGTCGTCGACCTGGTGGTGCGGTCATTGCGGCGAAAACTCGGCGAGCGGGCCTGGACGGTCGAAACCGTGCGCGGCGCGGGTTACCGGCTGCGCCGGGACTGAGCCGTCGGGGCCCACCCCCCGGCCTTGAACCGCCGCGGGCTGTCACGTAGATTATCCGCGTGACCTCGATCGAGGATCTCCTCGCTCAGGGCCTCAACGGGGACACGCTCATGCTCCACGCGAGCTTTCAGGGCCTCCCCGGGATGGCCCATGGCGGCAGCGTCCTGGCCGCCTTCGACTCTGTCGCGAGCCGCCACGGAGCCGCGACGCCCCGGGAGATCTTCGGCGCGTACCGGCGAAAGGTGCCGCTCAGCACGCCCCTCCGCCTCGACGCCCGGCAGTCGAGCGCCGGTGCCGGATTCAGCCTCTCGGACGGGAACCAGCTCCTCGTTGACGGATGGGTGCGGGCGGCCCATCTCCTTCCAGAGCGACCTTCCGTCCCGGGACGCCTGGGCGGCGGGTCTCCGCTGCCGATCTCGAACTCTTGCTTCGCGTGCGGCATCAAGAACCCGCTCGGGCTCCAGGTGGCGCTCAGGTTCGACGCTGAAGCGGTTTGGGCGGAGTACGTCCCTCGACAGCCGTTCAGCACGGCCGAGAGCCACCTCGCGACGGCAGCGCTCACGACGCTCCTGGACGAGACCGCCTTCTGGCTCGGCGCCCTCGTCTCGGGCGAGTCGGGCATGACCAGCGAGATCCGCGTGACCCTCCACCGAACCCCTGTCAAGTTCGGGGAACGGCTGATCGTGATCGGCCGGCGGGAGCGAGTGATCCGGCGACCCGACGATAGCCGCTACTGGGAGACCGAGGCCGCCGTGCTCGCCGAGGACGGGTCGCTCCTCGCGACGAGCCGGATCACCTTCGTCGCGGTCAGAGGCGCGGCCAAGCGGCTCGTCACCGGCATGCTCAGCATGAACCCGCCGGAGGTCGTCCGCCGGGTCTTCCCCGCCCACCTGCGCTGACGCGCCGGAGGGTCAGGCACCGCCCCTGGCTTCGCGCGCTTTGGCCAGGAGGGCGTCGTAGACAGCCAGCGGAACGTGCGGGGTCCCCATCGCGTTGGTCCGCCCGATGTGGGGCCCGTGGAAGTCCGAGCCGCCCGTCGCCACCAGCGCGAGATCCTTGCACATCTGGAGGTACGCCGCGGTCTGACCTGCCGAGTGCTCCTGATAGTAGCACTCGATCCCCATGAGGCCGGCCTGGACCAGCCCCGGAATCAGCTCGTCCTTGCGGGCGAGACCCGGATGGGCCAGCACGGGGACGCCCTGGGCCTTCCGCACGACGGCCACCGCGTCCGCGGGGACGAGCTTCTTCCGCGGGACGTGGGCGGGCCCGCCCGCGTGGAGGTACCTGTCGAAGGCCTCCCGCACCGACTTCACATAGCCCCGGCTCACCATCACCTGCGCGATGTGAGGCCGGCCGGCAGAGCCCTCCTTCACCAGGTCGAAGACCTCTTTGGCATCGATGGGCATGCCGAGCTCGGCGAGGCGGGCCGCGATCCGGTGGACGCGCACCGCCCGCTCCGCCCGCTGGGCGCGGCAGAACTCCTGGAACCACTGGATCTCGTAGTCGAGCAGGTACCCCAGGATGTGGATCTCCCCGCCCTCGACGTCGCAGTTGATCTCGATGCCGGGGACCAGCCTCATGGGGGGATGCCGGGCCGCTTCGTCCAGGGCCTCGGTCAGGCCGTCGGTGGAGTCATGGTCGGTGATCGCGAGCACGCGCACACCGCGCCGCGCCGCTTCCCGGATCAGCTCGCGGGGAGCGAGCGAGCCGTCCGACGCCGTGGTGTGCGTGTGGAGGTCGACCATCAGCGCCGGGCCGCCTCCTGCATCAGGTAGGTCAGGAGGGTCCTGACGCCGACTCCGGTACCTCCTTTGGGCCCGAGCGGCAGGTCCTTTTCGGTGAAGGCGGGCCCCGCGATGTCGATGTGGACCCAGGGGACCTCGCCCGCGAACTCCCTCAGGAAGAGCCCGGCCGTCAGCGCGCCGCCGCCCCGCGGCCCCACGTTGTTCAGGTCGGCGACGTCGCTCTTGAGCCCCTCCTTGTACTCCTCGATGAGCGGCAGCGGCCACATCCTCTCACCGGCGCCCTCGGCAGCCGCGAGGATCCGGTCGGCCAGGGGCTTGTTGTTCCACATGACGCCCGAGCAGAGGGGGCCGAGCGCGATCACGCACGCGCCGGTGAGGGTCGCGAGGTCCACGATTTCGCGTGGCTCGATCTCCTTGACCGCGTAGGCGAGCGCGTCGGCGAGGGTGAGCCGCCCCTCGGCGTCGGTGTTGCCGATCTCGATCGTCGTGCCGTTCATGCAGCGGACGATGTCGCCGGGGCGCTGGGCCGTGCCCGACGGCATGTTCTCGGTCGCCGCGATGACCCCGTGCACCTCGACCGGCAGGTCCAGCTTGGGGAGGGCGCGCATGAGCCCCAGGACCGCGGCGGCGCCCGCCATGTCGTCCTTCATCGTGCGCATCCCGTCGGCCGTCTTCAGATCGAGCCCGCCCGAGTCGAAGGTGATCCCCTTGCCGATGATCGCGATCTTCTTCCGCGCGCGCCGCCGCGGCGTGTACGTGAGGTGGATGAACTTGGGCGGCTCCGCGCTCCCCTGGGCCACCCCCAGGTAGGCGCCCATCCCGAGCTTCCGGCACTCCTCGCGGTCGTACACGCGGAGCTTCAGCTTCCCCTCCTTCGCGATCTCGGTGGCCATCTTCGCCAGGTAGGTCGGGGTGACGCGGTTGGCGGGCTCGTTGACCAGATCGCGCGCGTAGCAGGCGGACTCGGCGAAGATCTCCGCCACCCTGAGCCCGTCGCGCACCGCGGCCTGGTTGCGCCGATCGGGTTCGACCACGCGCAGCTCTTCAACGGCCTTATTGCTCCGCTCCTTCTTGTAGCGGTCGAACGCGTAGGTGCCGAGGAGGGCGGCCTCGGCGATGGCCTGGGCCCGCACTTTCACCGGGAGCCCCTCACCCAGGAGGGCCGTCGAGACGATCTTGGCCCCGAGGTCGCGCGCGCGACGGAGCGCAACGGCGCTCACCCGGCGCAGCCGCTCGGCGTCCAGCTCGCGGCGCTTGCCGAACCCCACGACCAGCACCGCCTTGGCCGGAATCCGGCCCGCCGTGTAGAAGTGCGACATCTGCTCGGGCTTGCCCTCGAACTTCTCCGATTTGAGCACGTCCGAAAGCATCCGGCCGAGCTTCCGATCCAGGCCCGCCAGCGTGGGCGTCAGGCGCTTCTCCTCGGCATAGTGCCCCACCACCAGCACGTCCCCCTCGGCGTCGGTCAGCGGCTGGGCGACAAGCGAGAGTTTCATCGAACGCTCCCTCCTTCGCTCAGGCTGACGGCCCGCTCGATCATGGCCGCCAGCCCGTCTGTCGTTTCGTATCGGTCCAGCTCACCAACGGGAACCCAGCGCACTTCCGCGGCGTCGCTCCCTGCCCGAGTGATCCCGCTCTCGGGGACCGCCGCGTAGTCCACGAGCACGTAATGGTACCGGACCCGGCCCTCGGCGTCACGCGTGATCCGGTCTATCACGCCCGCGAGGCCGAGGAGGCGGACCTTGAGGCCGCACTCCTCCTCCACTTCGCGGATCGCGGCCGCCTCCGTCGTCTCGCCAAGCTCGACGAGCCCGCCGGGAATGCTCCACTTCCCTTCGGCAGGGGCGGCGCCCCGTCTGACGAGCAGGACATGGCCGTCCCGGAGAACGACCGTGCCGACGCCGACCCGTGGAGCCTCAGGATACTCGCGCTGAGCGGACATGAATCGCCAGAAGCGAAGAAAATCAGTATAGACGAGCGAGGGGAAATGTCAACGCGCCGCTCACTGAATCACATGGTCGGCGCGAATGAGGATGGACTGGGGGATGGTGAGGCCCAAAGCCCTCGCAGTTTTCATGTTAACAACCACAGAATGCCGAGAATGAGGATGACGATGAGAGTGACTAAACTGCGCCCCACGTCCGTCGCTCCTTCCGATCCTCAGCGAGCGAGGGAGACGGAACCCAGGTCCGTGAGAGTTTTGCCGCTCTGAGTCCAGCCCTCGGTTCCGTACTTCTCCCGGGTGAGCCGCTCCATGAGCGCCTCCTCGTCCCCGGTGAGGCCGCCCGGGATGAGGTCGAGGCCGTGCGTCTCACGGAACCCTGCGGCCAGCGCCTGGACGACCTCGTCGAGGGCGGGGCGGCGGCCCAGCGCCGCCTCCAGCGTGGTCATCCCTGCGAGAGGATCACCCTCTCCGGAGAAGACCAGGCGCAGGCGCGCTACATCGGCTCCTAGAAGGATGGAGCCGTGCTGGAGGAAGGCGCCGGCCTGGCGGCGCTGGGCGCTTCCCACTAGCTTCTTTCCCCCGACCTCGATCTCGTAGGAGCCCGTGCGGGCGAAGCAGAACGCCGGCGTTGCCGCGGGGTCTGAGGGCTGTACCGGGACCATCTCCGCCTCGACTCCCAGACGCCGGAGGCCCGCTGTCAGCCCCGCGCCGATCCACCGGTAGCTCTCGAGCAGGTCCCCGCTCCCTTCGAAGTCTCCGGCGCGGGCCACCACGCTGTAGGTGACCTCGCGCTCGAGCGTGTCGTGGTAGATCGCGCTTCCGCCTGTGGGGCGCCGCACCACCCCCGCGCCGAGCCGACGGCAGGCCTCCACGTTAATCCGCGCGTCCAGGCGCTGACCGTAGCCCAGGGAGACCGTCGGAGGATTCCAGGAGAAGAACCGGAGCGTCGGCGGCGCCAAGCCCTGGATCCGCGCCAGGAGCATCGCCTCGTCCAGGGCCATGTTGCTGGCTCCATCCAAGGGCTCGGTAACCAAAAGCCGCCACGCCTCGCGCGTCATGTCCTCACCAGGAAGGAGAGTTGTGTCCCACTCTCGAACCGTTACACGTAGTCTTACTCCAGGGCAAGGGCGAACCGGATCGCGGTGTTGATCGCCTGCACCTTCTCGCGAGGAAGAAGCGCGATCCGCTCCCGGAGCGCAACCTTCGGGATGGTCCCCATGGTATCCAGGTTTGCCACGCATCGCTTGGGGAGTCCCTGTTCGGGACCGAGCGGGACTTCGCTAC includes these proteins:
- a CDS encoding leucyl aminopeptidase is translated as MKLSLVAQPLTDAEGDVLVVGHYAEEKRLTPTLAGLDRKLGRMLSDVLKSEKFEGKPEQMSHFYTAGRIPAKAVLVVGFGKRRELDAERLRRVSAVALRRARDLGAKIVSTALLGEGLPVKVRAQAIAEAALLGTYAFDRYKKERSNKAVEELRVVEPDRRNQAAVRDGLRVAEIFAESACYARDLVNEPANRVTPTYLAKMATEIAKEGKLKLRVYDREECRKLGMGAYLGVAQGSAEPPKFIHLTYTPRRRARKKIAIIGKGITFDSGGLDLKTADGMRTMKDDMAGAAAVLGLMRALPKLDLPVEVHGVIAATENMPSGTAQRPGDIVRCMNGTTIEIGNTDAEGRLTLADALAYAVKEIEPREIVDLATLTGACVIALGPLCSGVMWNNKPLADRILAAAEGAGERMWPLPLIEEYKEGLKSDVADLNNVGPRGGGALTAGLFLREFAGEVPWVHIDIAGPAFTEKDLPLGPKGGTGVGVRTLLTYLMQEAARR
- a CDS encoding winged helix-turn-helix transcriptional regulator; translation: MIADRRIRLTPPEFAVLRCLWQHEGKVVPRASMLENVWESDYEGGSNVVDLVVRSLRRKLGERAWTVETVRGAGYRLRRD
- a CDS encoding lipoate--protein ligase family protein; translation: MTREAWRLLVTEPLDGASNMALDEAMLLARIQGLAPPTLRFFSWNPPTVSLGYGQRLDARINVEACRRLGAGVVRRPTGGSAIYHDTLEREVTYSVVARAGDFEGSGDLLESYRWIGAGLTAGLRRLGVEAEMVPVQPSDPAATPAFCFARTGSYEIEVGGKKLVGSAQRRQAGAFLQHGSILLGADVARLRLVFSGEGDPLAGMTTLEAALGRRPALDEVVQALAAGFRETHGLDLIPGGLTGDEEALMERLTREKYGTEGWTQSGKTLTDLGSVSLAR
- a CDS encoding type II toxin-antitoxin system PemK/MazF family toxin, which encodes MRRGEVWWAELPPPFGRRPVVLLSRDEAYAIRNQLTVAPVTTRIRGIRSEVPLGPEQGLPKRCVANLDTMGTIPKVALRERIALLPREKVQAINTAIRFALALE
- a CDS encoding PHP domain-containing protein, coding for MVDLHTHTTASDGSLAPRELIREAARRGVRVLAITDHDSTDGLTEALDEAARHPPMRLVPGIEINCDVEGGEIHILGYLLDYEIQWFQEFCRAQRAERAVRVHRIAARLAELGMPIDAKEVFDLVKEGSAGRPHIAQVMVSRGYVKSVREAFDRYLHAGGPAHVPRKKLVPADAVAVVRKAQGVPVLAHPGLARKDELIPGLVQAGLMGIECYYQEHSAGQTAAYLQMCKDLALVATGGSDFHGPHIGRTNAMGTPHVPLAVYDALLAKAREARGGA
- a CDS encoding acyl-CoA thioesterase, whose amino-acid sequence is MVSVTHVRVRYKDTDCMKIVYYGNYLTYFEVGRVEFLRQSGHPMSEVDAKLHMPVVEAFVKYVKPARLDDLLEVRCWISEKRRASFTFSYEIRDEARELVTTGYTRHACAEPATGRLIAIPDWLGTVMKAETGAG
- a CDS encoding ATP-binding protein — encoded protein: MASPEPKLTEQQWAIQRRLEDVFTKLGEKFGDLTGRAEVDARPGVPFDEIGGLRAAKATLRGFATALINPDLYRQWGITPPKGVLLYGPPGTGKSLLAKALATASEAIFYHLKLMNLTSKFGPNTGELLQEILAIGFKEGRAVVFLDEADALSLEHLLPPPQAREASARLVAALAEKLDALPEFSGVMVVAATNRTDAVDPSLVAPGRLDRLIEVPLPEGQAQQEILELRKAQTERNAGRPLFAALDYRSVLPPMGGMSGAEIAEIIRRALETKVHLAGTGKEAGLVTTQDLLQEIDGYKRIREVVEKIRYGQYL
- a CDS encoding bifunctional nuclease family protein → MGTARRLGFYVLLALVLLGGVGARDKGEVAPPKATGPQEAEVVGVVIDQRSSQPLVVLQGKRDKRNLTMAIGHAEANGIALPLHGITPPRPLTHDLFLTLFGRLKVTLARVIITDLRDDIYYATLHLNTGGTELTLDSRPSDAIALAIRAKVPVLVEDRVFDKAGTTPQRPGATPHF
- a CDS encoding NUDIX hydrolase; translated protein: MSAQREYPEAPRVGVGTVVLRDGHVLLVRRGAAPAEGKWSIPGGLVELGETTEAAAIREVEEECGLKVRLLGLAGVIDRITRDAEGRVRYHYVLVDYAAVPESGITRAGSDAAEVRWVPVGELDRYETTDGLAAMIERAVSLSEGGSVR